TGGTTTTGTTGGGAACTATGTTCTGTCAGGGAGCACGCCTCAGAGATCGGTGGGCAGACGATACCGAGAATTCCCGCCCGCCGATCGCTTTCAGCCTTACCGTTGGCGCTCTGAATATTCACTGAAGCGGTGTCGTGTCCATCGACCATTCGACACCGATGGGTCTTGATGACTCGGCGCTCAGAAGCGTGAGGAGTGTGTTCCTCACGCCTGAACTCTGCACGCGGGTGTGCCTGAAACATTCCCCCTGCGGGCTTATTCAGCCTTGATGGTGCGGTGCTCGACCGGTGGGAAATGGAGACGCATCTCGGCACGCGTGTATCGCTCGATTCGCTGTCCAGCACGCTCGTGGGCGATGACGAAGCCGGGGCCGTACTTGGGATGATCGGCACTTACGCCGCATACGCCACCGCCGGGACTGCGGGCCACCAGCCAGACGTAGTGTTTGAAGTCCGAATCGGTACGCGCTTCGTCACCGAGCAGGGAAGCTTCAGGAAGCGGCATGGTCATCTCCCAACTCGAGCACACATACGGGGGTGCAGCGCCACATCACCGGAGACTGAGCCTTCATACACACATTGTAGAGCCGCACCAGGAACATGAATGGGGCATGTCGAAGGTGCAGGTCGCTGGCCTCTTGATCTCTGCATAAATTCAGGTTGGTTGGCTGGTGTCTTCCGAGAGACCAACGCCGACATCCGCAGAGATCAAGAGTCTGCCTGGCGCCAAAGGCAGTTCAGGAGGAGGGCGACCAGGCGTCGAGCGTTGATTGGTCGTTCCTTGTTGCTGTTGCTACAGAGGCTTCCGACGCCCCACATCAATTCCAGTGCTTCAACGTCCGGGCGAATCTCTCCCGCTTCGGCCGCTGCTTTAATCAGGGTGGTACAGACTGGAACCAGGCGATTGAGAAAATAGGCGTGAAGCGCGTCGAAGCTGGGTTTGTCGGATTGCAGCGCGGCGGCAAGGCCATGTTTGGTGGTCAGGAACTCAACGAACAGGTGAATTCAGGCCTGCAGTGCGGCGTAGGGGGTGGCGCTGCTGTGCAACAGGGTAGGCGCGGCTTCGACGCAGGCTTCGACGTGGTGGCGGTAGACTGCCACGACCAGATCAGCCCGGGTAGGGAAGTGTCGGTAGAGCGTGCCCATGCCGACCCCAGCATGGAGGGCAACGTCACGTACCGGGACATCCACGCCCGCGCTGACGAAAAGGTTGGCCGCGGCGTCCACGATCTTCTGAATGTTGCGGCGGGCGTCACTGCGTTTGGATGTGGTGGACGGTGGGGAGTTCTGTGCACGGGCGTCATTGGCGGGTTGATCCGGCATGGGGTGATATCCTCGATTGACAAGTGGAACGGTGTTCCGTATGCTTGTGGAACGTCGTTCCACTTCTTACAGGATACCGGTCCTGGCAGCGACGAAGGAGCTCTCCATGCAAGATCAACGTGTCGCCCTCATCACCGGGGCCAACCAGGGCATTGGCCTCCAGGTTGCTCACGACCTCGCGGCTCACGGCCTCACCGTACTCGTCGGCTCAAGAACCCTCGCCAAAGGAGAAACGGCCGCGCAGGGCGTCGGGAAAGCCGCTCACGCCATTCAGCTCGACGTGACGGACCACGCCTCCATCGCCGCTGCAGCAGACCGCATCCGTACGGACTTCGGCCGCCTCGACATCCTGATCAACAACGCCGCCATTTCGAACACCAGCAAGCAGGATGGGATGTCGGTCGAGGAATATGCCAAGTTGACCCGGCCGAGCAACATTTCCTTCGAGGAACTGCGCGCCATCTGGGAGACCAACGTCTTCGGCGTCCTGGCCGTCTACCAGGCGATGTTGCCGCTACTCCGCGAAGCTCCTGATGCCCGCATCGTGAATGTCTCCAGCGGTGCGGGTTCCCTGACCGAAAACGCCAATCCGGCCGCTCGCTACCGCTCCAGCTTCGGGCCTGGCTATTCGGCATCCAAAACCGCGTTGAATGCCCTGACGCTCGCGATGGCGATCGAGCTGGAGGAGACGAGAATCAAGGTCAACGCAGTTTCTCCCGGCTTTATCGGCACCAATCTCAACAACTATGCGGGAACGGGAACGGTGGAGGAAGGCGCCCGTGAAATCGTGCGCGTGGCACTCCTGGGTTCAGAGAGCCCCACCGGCACCTTCACGCGTGCGACTGCTGCGGTCATTCCCTGGTGACCGCACGTCCCGGATGCCGTTGAGGAAACCAAGATTTTTTCGTCAGCACAGGCTGGATGGATGCGTTCCGTTGTCCTGATGTATGATCGCTGCTTAAATTGAGGTCGAGGCAGGCAGACAGCGTGGAAGGTGGATGGATCTCACGCGTCGCCAGGCGAAACGCAGGCGTGCTTTGAGCTCGCGGGTGGTCCTGGCGCAGAAGTTCCCCGGCACATTGCGCTTCACGTACGCCCACACCCGCTCGATGGGATTCAGCTCCGGTGAGGAGAGTGGGAGATACAGCGGCGAGAGGCGCGGCTTGCCCTGGACGAAGGCGCTGACGGTCTTGTGGATGGCAGGGTTGTCGAGCACCAGCACAGTTTCGCCTGGGATGTAAAACAGCAGATGCTCCAAGAAGTTCAACCTCGGCCGTCTTGATCGCACCACTCAGCGTGTGCTGCAGAAACTGGCCCCTCGAGGGAATGGCGCCAATCGTCGAGCGCTTCTGCCAGCTGGTAGGAAAGCGGATCACCGGCGTCTGTCCTTTGAGCGCCTAGGTGCGACGCACGACGCCCTTCAGGCTGAAGCCGACTTCATCCATATACATGAGTGTGGCGCCCTGCTCGACCTTTTTTCCGCCGCTGGATGTGTGGTCTGCACCCAAGTTCGCACCAACTGCTCGTTCTGCTCTCCGGCCCCCTTGCTCGGCTTTTGGGGCGTGAAGCCGAACAGATACAGCAGCCGGTATACGTGATCCGGGTGGTACCAGACCCCCAGTGCTCGACCAATCACGTCCCGCGCGCGGAGCGGTCCAGCTGGGATCAGGAAAACCCTGGGCAGCACCCTGCTGCAGGACGCTGCTGTGGTTCAGTTGCTCCGCGGTAAGCCGGGAGGGCCGGCCAGGAGTGGGCCGGGCTTCCAGACCACCCTGAGTTTTCAAGCGTTCCTTCCAGCTGTAGACCGTGTGGATGGAGACGCCGAACTGGTCCGCGATCTCCTGGTTGGTTCTCCCACCTGCCTGAGTAACCTTGAAGGCAGCAAGACGTCGTTCTTCCAGTTGTGCTCGGGTGTCCTTCGACGGGTACCACTCACTCATACGCAACTCGACCAACCACGACGTATGCAGGGATCAATAAAGGAACTCACGGCACAGAACGACGAGGGAACAAATACCTGAGGTCTTTGGGGCGTCGGACGGGCTGTACACCTTCTAGGTATCGCGCGGACATTTGTTGGACGGGGCAGCGGTTGGCAAGGCGGAAGTCGGTTCTTTTCGCACTAATGCGCGGTAGTTCGAAAGACCTGCCTTGCTCCATGCACGAACTTGAACAGCCACTTTCGACCCTACCTCTACCCCTCAAAAACAATTCGAGGCCCCTTCCTGACCTTCTCAGGAGGGAGACCTGCTCAAGGCCGTCCAGCACGCGAATATTAGAATGAAGAAAGGGAACCGCCGATGCTGGACAACCGGAGGCGGAACGCCAGAAGGACAGGGCGCACTGGGGGAGTGGAATACCCCGGCTCGGGCGGCAGCACGAGACTCGTCGCCTGCGCCCTCTGCTGCACGCGGCTCGTGCTGCGTACAGTGTGACGCGCGTACAACGTGCAGGCGGGCACATGGCGGATTAGGAATACGAGCAGCCAACGACTGTCTGTGCCACCGATCATTCGTTCTGCAAGGCCCGGGAGGGATGGCTGTACCGCTCGATGTTCCTCGGTCTGCATTCGTGGAAGGAGGTGGGCTGGGCCATGGGTGACCGGCTGACGACCGATTTGCCGTTGACAGCCTGACAGATGGCCATCTCAGGGCGGAATCCGCCCCTGGGAGTCATTTCGTAATACACGTACAGGCGGCTCTCAAGGCAGGCGGAGCGGTACCAAGGATGGGCAGGAAAGGGGATTGCGTTGAGAACGCGGTGGTGGAATCGCTCTGTTCGACGCTGAAGCGAGCGTTGCTGTCGGGAAACGTGTTTCACATGCGCCAGGAGGGGCGCAGTCAGGTCTTGAGTCTCTGGAGGTGTTCTTGGTTATTGATACCTGCGTACATCGGTGACACCGGGCTTCCATCGCATGAGCGTAGTGGAAAGCTCCCGGTCTGGCGCTCCGCTCCGGGCACCTGTCCCCAACGTATGCAGGCAATTCCCAGACGTCACGCTGGCTCAGAGAAACGCGGTCAGAGAGCCAGCGTGCGTATTGGATGATGATCAGCGGACATCGATGGCGGGAGCGCGTGCGGTCAGTCACGGACGCGCAGCCTCCCGCGCTGGAAGTGCCAGAACCGCGCTCACAGTCGGAGCAACCCAAGGGATTTCGTCAAACAGTCAGGGCGTCGGCTGCGCGACACCATTCATGGGGACAGGGAGAGGCGTGCTGCTGTCCGTGGTCGTACCGCTCCCCAACTGCCCATAATTGTTGGAGCCCCAGCTGCTCACCGTGCCGTCCGCCTTCAACGCCAGACTGTGATAGTTGCCA
The Deinococcus sp. KNUC1210 genome window above contains:
- a CDS encoding SDR family NAD(P)-dependent oxidoreductase, with protein sequence MQDQRVALITGANQGIGLQVAHDLAAHGLTVLVGSRTLAKGETAAQGVGKAAHAIQLDVTDHASIAAAADRIRTDFGRLDILINNAAISNTSKQDGMSVEEYAKLTRPSNISFEELRAIWETNVFGVLAVYQAMLPLLREAPDARIVNVSSGAGSLTENANPAARYRSSFGPGYSASKTALNALTLAMAIELEETRIKVNAVSPGFIGTNLNNYAGTGTVEEGAREIVRVALLGSESPTGTFTRATAAVIPW